A single genomic interval of Hyalangium gracile harbors:
- a CDS encoding HvfC/BufC N-terminal domain-containing protein encodes MKPGLRHFFDSMADYLGGGSSVEQLRAAHPGWDAAPSRVAIYGRFVRGHVRGALEKLFPITQESVGPERWEQLVETYTATRPGRHYEMNRMGEAFPAFVADVAQARGLPEFVPALARFEWADWAVYASEEQVPERVERLTVNPTLTVLQHPFQLCAFVRQRGRASAPAAGDEMALLWRHPRELNTWFAAAQERTLLVLKMAVEGLSTQAVAAATGVAEIEVRKAVEACAREGLVLAP; translated from the coding sequence ATGAAGCCCGGGCTGCGGCACTTCTTCGACTCGATGGCGGACTACCTGGGCGGCGGCTCCAGCGTGGAGCAATTGCGCGCCGCGCACCCGGGCTGGGACGCGGCGCCCTCGCGCGTGGCCATCTATGGCCGGTTCGTGCGCGGGCACGTGCGTGGCGCGCTCGAGAAGCTCTTCCCCATCACCCAGGAGAGCGTCGGGCCCGAGCGCTGGGAGCAGCTGGTGGAGACGTACACCGCCACGCGCCCCGGGCGTCACTACGAGATGAACCGCATGGGCGAGGCCTTCCCCGCCTTCGTGGCGGACGTGGCGCAGGCGCGAGGGCTGCCGGAGTTCGTCCCCGCGCTCGCGCGCTTCGAGTGGGCCGACTGGGCGGTGTACGCCTCGGAGGAGCAGGTGCCGGAGCGCGTGGAGCGGCTCACGGTGAACCCCACGCTCACGGTGCTCCAGCACCCGTTCCAGCTCTGCGCCTTCGTGCGTCAGCGGGGCAGGGCGTCGGCTCCCGCCGCGGGTGACGAGATGGCGCTGCTGTGGCGGCACCCGCGGGAGCTCAACACCTGGTTCGCGGCGGCCCAGGAGCGCACGCTGCTGGTGCTGAAGATGGCGGTGGAGGGGCTCTCGACGCAGGCCGTGGCGGCGGCGACGGGCGTAGCGGAGATCGAGGTGCGAAAGGCCGTGGAAGCCTGCGCTCGCGAGGGGCTCGTCCTCGCGCCGTAG
- the bufB gene encoding MNIO family bufferin maturase produces MSQSYAQRHGLTPLGAGIGLRRGFYEALPRTERALDWLEIIPENFLTLGGRSQRALDACAERWTVLPHGVGLNIGGPDPLDEDYVTRLGALVRRVDAPFFSDHLCYSRLGGIHLHDLLPLPFNEEAVEYVVPRVREVMARVGRPFLLENPSYYARMPGGTLEEAAFLRHVVEQADCGLLLDVNNIYVNAQNHGYDPRAFVDALPLERVVQIHLAGHERYPDVIIDTHGAPVCDEVWSLYRYVLERTGPVSTLIEWDQDIPSMEAVLDQADQARAVLREVAR; encoded by the coding sequence GTGTCCCAGAGCTACGCGCAGAGGCATGGACTCACCCCCCTGGGAGCCGGCATCGGCCTGCGCCGCGGCTTCTACGAGGCCCTGCCGCGCACCGAGCGGGCGCTCGACTGGCTGGAGATCATCCCCGAGAACTTCCTCACCCTGGGCGGCCGCTCGCAGCGGGCCCTGGACGCGTGCGCCGAGCGCTGGACGGTGCTGCCGCACGGCGTGGGGCTGAACATCGGCGGGCCGGATCCGCTGGACGAGGACTACGTCACCCGGCTCGGGGCGCTCGTGCGGAGGGTGGACGCGCCCTTCTTCTCGGATCACCTGTGCTACTCGCGGCTGGGGGGCATCCACCTGCATGATCTGCTCCCGCTGCCCTTCAACGAGGAGGCGGTCGAGTACGTGGTGCCGCGCGTGCGCGAGGTGATGGCGCGGGTGGGGCGCCCCTTCCTGCTGGAGAACCCCAGCTACTACGCGCGCATGCCGGGCGGCACGCTGGAGGAGGCCGCCTTCCTGCGGCACGTGGTCGAGCAGGCCGACTGCGGGCTGCTGCTGGACGTGAACAACATCTACGTCAACGCTCAGAACCACGGGTATGACCCGCGGGCCTTCGTGGACGCGCTGCCCCTGGAGCGCGTGGTGCAGATCCACCTGGCGGGCCACGAGCGCTACCCGGACGTCATCATCGACACGCACGGGGCGCCGGTCTGCGACGAGGTCTGGTCGCTCTACCGCTACGTGCTGGAGCGCACCGGGCCGGTGTCCACGCTGATCGAGTGGGATCAGGACATCCCATCCATGGAGGCGGTGCTGGATCAGGCCGATCAGGCGCGCGCCGTGCTGCGGGAGGTGGCGCGATGA
- a CDS encoding YceI family protein: MFVRSSVLMLVTLMPLIAGAQARPAPAAGTQTFNFNDESHRDTVTFMLDAPLEVINGLSNSVKGSVVVQNGKATGKFSVPVSSLKTGNEARDGHLQNDRWLDAAKYPDIVFEFKDVALPAALENGKPLKVQTKGRFTIHGVTREEPVEVTTVYFQESAETKNRAPGDLLRVRARFRIPLEAYGIKRTEALILKVGETAEVSVDAWGSTQFKL, translated from the coding sequence ATGTTCGTCCGTTCCTCAGTGCTGATGCTCGTCACCCTGATGCCCCTGATCGCGGGCGCGCAGGCCAGGCCCGCGCCCGCCGCCGGCACCCAGACCTTCAACTTCAATGATGAGAGCCACCGCGACACCGTCACCTTCATGCTCGACGCGCCGCTGGAGGTCATCAACGGCCTGTCCAACTCGGTGAAGGGCTCGGTGGTGGTGCAGAACGGCAAGGCCACGGGGAAGTTCTCCGTCCCGGTCAGCTCGCTGAAGACGGGCAACGAGGCGCGTGACGGGCACCTCCAGAATGATCGCTGGCTGGACGCGGCGAAGTACCCGGACATCGTCTTCGAGTTCAAGGACGTGGCGCTGCCCGCGGCCCTCGAGAACGGCAAGCCCTTGAAGGTCCAGACGAAGGGCCGGTTCACCATTCATGGCGTGACGCGCGAGGAGCCGGTGGAGGTCACCACCGTCTACTTCCAGGAGAGCGCCGAGACGAAGAATCGCGCTCCGGGCGATCTGCTCCGCGTGCGCGCCAGGTTCCGCATTCCGCTGGAGGCCTACGGCATCAAGCGGACGGAGGCGTTGATCCTCAAGGTTGGCGAGACCGCCGAAGTCTCCGTCGACGCCTGGGGCTCCACGCAGTTCAAGCTGTAG
- a CDS encoding M61 metallopeptidase family protein, with translation MRPSAATSEASSLRYNVTYTREPTHGLDVEVVLVHNAPREFLFTQDGAVETLWAYSESGHARALPVREKGMSVPANTRFLRYHYPLGARGRGRWWSFSGGLGQGDDWLVTGRSWLMRPRVADPRLRVELSVQGVEALLPWQAGPGGLYRLTAEDLVDSGVHGFGGRRCQSRLTDAVMDVAIVGRMSHLTDAQICEWLRQTGEEVRTIRRNFPHPRVSVVVYPVPGRAEANVFGMVLWSSPPSVALLVGQDTTPAALVGDWVALHELLHLTHPTILPRTPWISEGLATYLTEVARARSGRQSAERAWHELVKGFRRGREQADGRTTQEMIDESQPPGIYWVGAFLALRIDVELRRATGNARGLDHVLELLATQGSTATVGAYGAAVDAVAGGPLFQRILDEELHRSAFAGLEGLLEELGVTPTPGGVKLQPARDSLLREALDGQSASSAQ, from the coding sequence GTGCGTCCGTCCGCCGCCACGAGCGAGGCCTCGAGCCTGCGCTACAACGTCACCTATACGCGCGAGCCCACTCATGGGCTCGACGTGGAGGTGGTGCTCGTCCACAACGCGCCGCGAGAGTTCCTCTTCACCCAGGACGGCGCCGTGGAGACCCTCTGGGCCTACAGCGAGTCGGGGCACGCCCGCGCGCTGCCTGTGCGCGAGAAGGGCATGAGCGTGCCGGCCAACACACGCTTCCTGCGCTACCACTATCCGCTGGGAGCGCGTGGCCGCGGACGCTGGTGGAGCTTCTCCGGCGGCCTGGGGCAGGGGGACGACTGGCTCGTCACCGGGCGCTCCTGGCTGATGCGCCCGCGCGTGGCGGATCCCAGGCTGCGGGTGGAGCTGTCGGTGCAGGGCGTGGAGGCGCTGCTGCCATGGCAGGCCGGGCCCGGAGGGCTGTATCGCCTCACCGCCGAGGATCTCGTGGACTCGGGCGTTCACGGCTTCGGTGGGCGGCGCTGCCAGAGTCGGCTCACGGACGCGGTGATGGATGTGGCCATCGTCGGACGGATGTCGCACCTCACGGATGCGCAGATCTGCGAGTGGCTCCGGCAGACGGGCGAGGAGGTGCGGACGATCCGGCGCAACTTCCCGCACCCGCGCGTCAGCGTCGTCGTCTACCCCGTGCCGGGCCGCGCCGAGGCCAACGTCTTCGGCATGGTGCTGTGGAGCTCTCCTCCAAGCGTCGCCTTGCTGGTGGGGCAGGACACCACGCCCGCCGCGCTCGTGGGCGACTGGGTGGCCCTCCACGAGCTCTTGCACCTGACCCACCCGACGATCCTTCCGCGCACGCCCTGGATCTCCGAGGGGCTGGCCACCTATCTCACGGAGGTGGCGCGCGCCCGCTCCGGCAGACAGTCCGCCGAGCGCGCCTGGCACGAGCTGGTGAAGGGCTTCCGCCGTGGCCGCGAGCAGGCCGACGGGCGCACCACGCAGGAGATGATCGACGAGAGCCAGCCGCCGGGCATCTACTGGGTGGGCGCGTTCCTGGCCCTGCGCATCGACGTGGAGCTGCGACGCGCCACGGGCAACGCGCGCGGGCTGGATCACGTCCTGGAATTGTTGGCCACGCAAGGATCCACCGCCACTGTAGGGGCCTATGGGGCGGCGGTGGACGCGGTGGCCGGAGGCCCCCTGTTCCAGCGGATCCTGGACGAGGAACTCCATCGTTCGGCTTTTGCAGGGCTTGAAGGTTTGCTAGAAGAACTCGGCGTGACGCCCACCCCGGGCGGCGTCAAGCTTCAACCGGCTCGGGACAGCCTGTTGCGTGAGGCACTGGACGGACAGAGCGCCAGCAGCGCGCAGTAG
- a CDS encoding DUF1015 domain-containing protein codes for MAELRPFRGLRPPKELAQKLVAPPYDVVNAEEARAYAKGNVHSFFRVSRPEIDLPPGTDEHADEVYAKGRENLALFQREGWLRQEAEPCFYLYRQKMGSHVQTGVVAAASVEEYDAGRIKKHELTRADKEDDRTRHVDDLGGNDEPVFLTYRASSAIGALVEEGTRGAPEYDFTTEDGIGHTFWVVRGELNARLREAFRAVPALYIADGHHRSAAASRVHALRQKRGEGGGHDRFLAVIFPHDQMQILDYNRVVKDLRGLSPEELLRRLGERFDVKQGAQKKPGQVHQFGMYLGGKWYQLSSKPGTFEQTPTGVLDVTILQRNVLEPLLGIGDPRKDSRIHFVGGIRGMEELERLVDGGAWKVAFSLFPTSLDQLMAIADAGEIMPPKSTWFEPKLRSGLVLHLF; via the coding sequence TTGGCCGAACTCCGTCCCTTCCGTGGCCTCCGCCCCCCGAAGGAACTGGCGCAGAAGCTCGTAGCACCTCCTTATGACGTGGTGAACGCCGAAGAGGCCCGCGCGTACGCGAAGGGCAACGTTCACAGCTTCTTCCGCGTCTCCCGGCCGGAGATCGATCTGCCGCCCGGCACGGACGAGCACGCGGACGAGGTGTACGCCAAGGGCCGTGAGAACCTGGCCCTCTTCCAGCGCGAGGGCTGGCTGCGGCAGGAGGCCGAGCCGTGCTTCTACCTGTACCGGCAGAAGATGGGCTCGCACGTGCAGACGGGCGTGGTGGCCGCCGCGAGCGTGGAGGAGTACGACGCCGGCCGCATCAAGAAGCACGAGCTGACGCGCGCGGACAAGGAGGACGACCGCACGCGGCACGTGGACGATCTGGGCGGCAATGACGAGCCCGTGTTCCTCACCTACCGCGCCTCGTCGGCCATTGGCGCGCTGGTGGAGGAGGGCACGCGCGGCGCGCCCGAGTACGACTTCACCACCGAGGACGGCATCGGCCACACCTTCTGGGTGGTGCGCGGCGAGCTCAACGCCCGGCTGCGGGAGGCCTTCCGCGCCGTGCCGGCGCTCTACATCGCGGATGGGCACCACCGCTCGGCGGCGGCCTCGCGCGTTCACGCGCTGCGCCAGAAGCGGGGCGAGGGCGGCGGGCATGACCGGTTCCTCGCGGTGATCTTCCCGCACGATCAGATGCAGATCCTCGACTACAACCGCGTGGTGAAGGACCTGCGCGGGCTGTCGCCGGAGGAGCTGCTGCGGCGGCTGGGCGAGCGCTTCGACGTGAAGCAGGGCGCCCAGAAGAAGCCGGGGCAGGTGCACCAGTTCGGTATGTACCTGGGCGGCAAGTGGTACCAGCTGTCCTCGAAGCCGGGGACGTTCGAGCAGACGCCCACGGGCGTGCTGGACGTGACGATCCTCCAGCGCAACGTGCTGGAGCCGCTGCTGGGCATCGGCGATCCGCGCAAGGACTCGCGCATCCACTTCGTCGGCGGCATCCGCGGCATGGAGGAGCTGGAGCGGCTGGTGGACGGCGGCGCGTGGAAGGTGGCCTTCTCGCTCTTCCCGACGAGCCTGGATCAGCTCATGGCCATCGCGGACGCGGGCGAGATCATGCCGCCCAAGTCCACGTGGTTCGAGCCCAAGCTGCGCAGCGGGCTGGTGCTGCACCTGTTCTGA
- a CDS encoding helix-turn-helix domain-containing protein has product MNENALNANVGLKLRGLRLARNIKQTDAAKELGVSPAYLNLIEKGKRVMPFPLLWKALRYFDQDPEQFMSSLGEGRVDEALAKLLDEPLLKSLDIDSESLQSLSAEPKLAGTVAALFNLYKNTRTQLENVLAQLSNEERTRTQSNDGPGVRYDYSPFDEVSDFLESHRNYFPELEEQADALRRDLKLERVLTSAQLIRLLEERFGFQVGFERGPSGSSVVRRLDLDEQTLTLSPDLTEQPLKFQIATSIGLLLMDRSKLVERIVGAGRTRHAETQRLIKVNLANYFAGALMLPYGDFFKEVERTRYDVELLSSIFGTTYETVAHRLCNLSDPKRMGLPFHFLRADIAGNISKRYSGTGLKFATGGGSCGKWAVHLAFLNPGQLTRQYSMMPDGATYFCFAKVQLQPIEGSIVKGTAYSIGLGTHAENAKYLAYGLPTNDLRKDAVATGITCRFCERTDCNQRAAASYRFAFAFDEYTKKDCFFSPLLVHEKNDKGERGENGERNGADKNGRQELLDKQARRRNKSES; this is encoded by the coding sequence ATGAACGAAAATGCTCTCAACGCCAACGTGGGCCTGAAGCTCCGGGGCCTGCGGCTGGCGCGCAACATCAAGCAGACGGATGCGGCGAAGGAACTGGGGGTGTCGCCGGCGTACCTGAACCTGATCGAGAAGGGCAAGCGGGTGATGCCCTTCCCGCTCCTGTGGAAGGCGCTGCGCTACTTCGACCAGGATCCGGAGCAGTTCATGTCCTCGCTGGGCGAGGGCCGAGTGGACGAGGCGCTGGCGAAGCTGTTGGACGAGCCTTTGCTCAAGAGCCTGGACATCGACTCGGAGTCGCTCCAGAGCCTGTCGGCGGAGCCGAAGCTGGCGGGCACGGTGGCCGCGCTGTTCAACCTCTACAAGAACACGCGCACGCAGCTGGAGAACGTGCTGGCGCAGCTGTCCAACGAGGAGCGCACGCGCACCCAGTCCAATGACGGGCCGGGCGTGCGCTATGACTACTCGCCCTTCGACGAGGTGAGTGACTTCCTGGAGTCCCACCGCAACTACTTCCCCGAGCTGGAGGAGCAGGCGGACGCGCTGCGGCGGGACTTGAAGCTGGAGCGGGTGCTGACCAGCGCCCAGCTCATCCGCCTGCTGGAGGAGCGCTTCGGCTTCCAGGTGGGGTTCGAGCGCGGCCCGAGCGGCTCGTCGGTGGTGCGGCGGCTGGATCTGGACGAGCAGACCCTCACGCTGTCGCCGGACCTGACGGAGCAGCCGCTGAAGTTCCAGATCGCCACCTCCATCGGGCTGCTGCTGATGGACCGCTCGAAGCTGGTGGAGCGCATCGTCGGCGCCGGGCGCACGCGCCACGCGGAGACGCAGCGGCTCATCAAGGTGAACCTGGCCAACTACTTCGCCGGCGCGCTGATGCTGCCCTACGGGGACTTCTTCAAGGAGGTGGAGCGCACGCGCTACGACGTGGAGCTGCTCTCCAGCATCTTCGGCACCACGTACGAGACGGTGGCGCACCGGCTGTGCAACCTCTCGGACCCCAAGCGCATGGGGCTGCCGTTCCACTTCCTGCGAGCGGACATCGCCGGCAACATCTCCAAGCGCTACAGCGGCACGGGGCTGAAGTTCGCCACGGGCGGCGGCTCGTGCGGCAAGTGGGCCGTGCACCTGGCCTTCCTCAACCCGGGCCAGCTCACGCGGCAGTACTCGATGATGCCGGACGGGGCCACGTACTTCTGCTTCGCCAAGGTGCAGCTGCAGCCCATCGAGGGCTCCATCGTGAAGGGCACGGCGTACTCCATCGGCCTGGGCACCCACGCGGAGAACGCGAAGTACCTGGCCTACGGGCTGCCGACGAACGACCTGCGCAAGGACGCGGTGGCCACGGGCATCACCTGCCGCTTCTGCGAGCGGACCGACTGCAACCAGCGCGCGGCGGCCAGCTACCGCTTCGCCTTCGCCTTCGACGAGTACACGAAGAAGGACTGCTTCTTCTCGCCGCTGCTGGTGCACGAGAAGAACGACAAGGGCGAGCGCGGGGAGAACGGCGAAAGGAATGGGGCCGATAAGAACGGCCGACAGGAACTGCTGGACAAGCAGGCCCGGCGCCGTAACAAGAGCGAGTCATGA
- a CDS encoding tetratricopeptide repeat protein — MSLSDTERAHIETALQKQRDALATLRFTGSPAEVAQGLIQLAELHGMLEDHAASRKHYEEALSLFRTAHHKQGQAQALYGLGVARAQFEDHKGAIEWIAQAAALYNEVKDKEGEALCRACIGESLRALGHRDGAEEKYQEALILFRQTRNTDRVAALLMDIGDLRMEAGDYKRARERFLEALTILEKKGDEPEPLALCQLLLGEAEGLLGNHDAARPHLLEAVELYSQLHDHVFEARARWDLGIACFQQKDLAAAKEQFEAVLPLYEEQGRADEAEKVRKVLAHFATRSA, encoded by the coding sequence ATGAGCCTGTCGGACACCGAACGCGCCCACATCGAGACCGCCCTCCAGAAGCAGCGAGACGCGCTGGCCACCCTGCGCTTCACCGGCAGCCCGGCGGAGGTGGCCCAGGGCCTCATCCAGCTGGCCGAGCTGCACGGCATGCTCGAGGACCACGCCGCCAGCCGTAAGCACTACGAGGAGGCGCTGAGCCTGTTCCGGACGGCGCACCACAAGCAGGGCCAGGCCCAGGCGCTGTACGGGCTGGGCGTGGCGCGCGCGCAGTTCGAGGACCACAAGGGCGCCATCGAGTGGATCGCCCAGGCCGCGGCCCTCTACAACGAGGTGAAGGACAAGGAGGGCGAGGCCCTGTGCCGCGCCTGCATCGGCGAGAGCCTGCGCGCGCTGGGCCACCGCGACGGCGCCGAGGAGAAGTACCAGGAGGCGCTCATCCTCTTCCGGCAGACGCGCAACACGGACCGGGTGGCCGCGCTGCTGATGGACATCGGCGACCTCCGCATGGAGGCCGGTGACTACAAGCGCGCCCGCGAGCGCTTCCTGGAGGCGCTGACGATCCTGGAGAAGAAGGGCGACGAGCCGGAGCCGCTGGCGCTCTGCCAGCTCCTGCTGGGTGAGGCGGAGGGGCTGCTCGGCAACCACGACGCGGCCCGGCCGCACCTGCTCGAGGCGGTGGAGCTGTACTCGCAGTTGCACGATCACGTCTTCGAGGCCCGGGCCCGGTGGGACCTGGGCATCGCCTGCTTCCAGCAGAAGGACCTGGCCGCGGCGAAGGAGCAGTTCGAGGCCGTGCTGCCGCTCTACGAGGAGCAGGGCCGCGCCGACGAGGCGGAGAAGGTGCGCAAGGTGCTCGCGCACTTCGCCACCCGCAGCGCGTGA
- a CDS encoding sulfite exporter TauE/SafE family protein, whose amino-acid sequence MTVFLLIAAGGLAGLTGALLGIGGGVVLVPALVFGFHLPLEEAVPASLMCVVASSCASAASYVDNRLSDIRLGLSLELATVVGAIAGGLVAAYLAPAMVAVVFGFFTLYVALQILLVRSRREEPVTTGYTPVNYPLGVSGSFVAGGLSALLGVGGGPLKVPLMSYGMRVPFKVASATSNLMIGVTGAASVASYAWRGHVKLALVSPLIVGVLGGAYLGSRLMPRVPTAVLKKLFALVLLLVATQMFWKGGEGLWPSVWK is encoded by the coding sequence ATGACGGTCTTCCTCCTCATCGCCGCGGGTGGTCTCGCGGGCCTGACGGGCGCGCTGCTCGGTATCGGCGGTGGGGTGGTGTTGGTGCCGGCGCTGGTGTTCGGCTTCCACCTGCCGCTGGAGGAGGCGGTGCCCGCGAGCCTCATGTGCGTGGTGGCCAGCTCGTGCGCCTCCGCGGCCAGCTACGTGGACAACCGCCTGAGTGACATCCGCCTGGGGCTCTCGCTGGAGCTGGCCACCGTGGTCGGCGCCATCGCCGGAGGCCTGGTGGCGGCCTACCTGGCTCCGGCCATGGTCGCGGTGGTGTTCGGCTTCTTCACCCTCTATGTCGCCCTGCAGATCCTCCTGGTGCGCTCGCGCCGCGAGGAGCCGGTGACGACGGGGTACACCCCGGTGAACTACCCGCTGGGCGTCTCCGGCTCGTTCGTGGCGGGCGGGCTGTCGGCGCTGCTGGGTGTCGGCGGCGGGCCGCTGAAGGTGCCGCTGATGAGCTATGGGATGCGGGTGCCCTTCAAGGTGGCCAGCGCCACGAGCAACCTGATGATCGGCGTGACGGGGGCCGCGAGCGTGGCCTCCTACGCCTGGCGCGGACACGTGAAGCTGGCGCTCGTCTCGCCCCTGATCGTGGGCGTGCTCGGGGGGGCCTATCTCGGGAGCCGGCTGATGCCGCGCGTGCCCACGGCGGTGCTCAAGAAGCTCTTCGCCCTGGTGCTGCTCCTGGTGGCGACGCAGATGTTCTGGAAGGGAGGGGAGGGACTGTGGCCGAGCGTGTGGAAGTGA
- a CDS encoding zinc dependent phospholipase C family protein → MPTLLLHLTAIEQLAAHPGNLPPDIARALAEDLPYARFGAALPDLPVCEGLRGGLSALLPEKDLPPFARLYHERAPVGLGLKMGELVATGALVGTEPGLAVLAGYFTHLCLDRRLHPEVDRLVARHKRKEESVLDAHRQLEWAQTLFYLRELHGMEILGTPRLRERFQVIKSASFPYRGIGRGIYELVRLSSQERVGQAPTKAQVDGWVRGLYLMGMVLSSPLGRTRALPAYSQLSFHELYRHDGFDFAAEVDAALEQTRSILRRLLAYMTRGTFTPRTRARFLEEFPEGTIGAYAA, encoded by the coding sequence ATGCCCACGCTGCTGCTGCACCTGACCGCCATCGAGCAGCTCGCCGCCCACCCGGGCAACCTGCCACCCGACATCGCACGGGCCCTTGCCGAGGATCTGCCCTATGCCCGCTTCGGCGCGGCGCTGCCGGATCTACCGGTCTGCGAGGGGCTACGGGGCGGCCTGTCGGCGCTGCTGCCCGAGAAGGATCTGCCGCCCTTCGCGCGGCTGTACCACGAGCGCGCGCCCGTGGGGCTGGGGCTGAAGATGGGCGAGCTGGTGGCCACCGGCGCCCTGGTGGGCACCGAGCCCGGCCTGGCGGTGCTGGCCGGCTACTTCACGCACCTGTGCCTGGATCGGCGGCTGCACCCGGAGGTGGATCGGCTCGTGGCGCGCCACAAGCGCAAGGAGGAGTCGGTGCTGGACGCCCACCGGCAGCTCGAGTGGGCGCAGACGCTCTTCTATCTGCGCGAGCTGCACGGCATGGAGATCCTCGGCACCCCGCGCCTGCGCGAGCGCTTCCAGGTCATCAAGAGCGCCAGCTTTCCCTACCGGGGCATCGGCCGCGGCATCTACGAGCTCGTCCGGCTGTCCTCGCAGGAGCGGGTGGGGCAGGCTCCCACGAAGGCGCAGGTGGACGGGTGGGTGCGGGGGCTCTACCTCATGGGGATGGTGCTCTCCAGCCCGCTGGGGCGGACCCGAGCGCTGCCGGCCTACTCGCAGCTGAGCTTCCACGAGCTGTACCGGCATGACGGCTTCGACTTCGCCGCCGAGGTGGACGCCGCGCTGGAGCAGACGCGAAGCATCCTCCGTCGCCTGCTGGCCTACATGACTCGCGGCACGTTCACGCCGCGTACGCGCGCGCGTTTTCTCGAGGAGTTCCCCGAGGGCACCATCGGCGCCTACGCCGCCTGA
- a CDS encoding leucyl aminopeptidase, producing the protein MNFSFVPGDAVRAGGAMLVIPLLDGDLGDSAPAALVDADKALDGKLRAAATQEGFKGKADQSLVLHTLGRLQAERVMLLGLGARARTTPEVLRLAAGRAAKMAQKLKLTELTFVVPETAPAPVAVRAIVEGLMLGVYKFDRYKTTGGKEEKKAPGLGAVRLVLPQGASQGAELEEAVELGRDVAQATNWARDLVNEPANVVHPDRLAQAAQEVAKAAGLKATIGGRREIERLRMGMFLGVAQGSAHEPKLIHLSYVPKNPKDARRAPVALVGKAITFDSGGLSLKPADSMVEMKTDMAGSAAVLAAMRVIGELQPPFPVHAFIGACENMPSGTAYRPGDILTSRLGKTVEITNTDAEGRLVLGDILTWAVEHKPAAIIDLATLTGACVIALGNYIVGAFGDHDATVEQVLSAAKAAGEELWRMPVTELQKDALRSEVADMKNSGERWGGAINAALFLKEFVGDTPWVHLDIAGPSTSPKERGYFNKGATGVGVRTLVEFVRQRAASPEQEPARETAAAARPAKGKARSKTARA; encoded by the coding sequence ATGAACTTCAGCTTCGTCCCGGGTGACGCCGTGCGGGCAGGCGGCGCCATGCTCGTCATTCCCTTGCTCGATGGAGACCTCGGGGACTCCGCGCCCGCCGCGCTGGTGGACGCCGACAAGGCCCTGGACGGCAAGCTGCGCGCCGCCGCGACCCAGGAGGGCTTCAAGGGTAAGGCGGATCAGTCCCTGGTGCTCCACACGCTGGGTCGGCTGCAGGCCGAGCGGGTGATGCTGCTGGGCCTGGGCGCTCGCGCCAGGACGACGCCCGAGGTGCTGCGGCTGGCGGCCGGACGCGCCGCGAAGATGGCCCAGAAGCTCAAGCTGACCGAGCTCACCTTCGTCGTCCCGGAGACGGCTCCCGCTCCGGTGGCCGTGCGCGCCATCGTCGAGGGGCTGATGCTGGGCGTGTACAAGTTCGACCGGTACAAGACGACCGGCGGCAAGGAAGAGAAGAAGGCGCCGGGGCTGGGCGCGGTGCGGCTGGTGCTGCCCCAGGGCGCGAGCCAGGGCGCGGAGCTCGAGGAGGCGGTGGAGTTGGGCCGCGACGTGGCGCAGGCCACCAACTGGGCGCGAGACCTGGTGAACGAGCCGGCCAACGTGGTGCACCCGGACCGGCTGGCCCAGGCGGCCCAGGAGGTAGCGAAGGCGGCGGGCCTGAAGGCCACCATCGGCGGGCGCCGGGAGATCGAGCGGCTGCGGATGGGCATGTTCCTGGGCGTGGCGCAGGGCAGCGCCCACGAGCCGAAGCTGATCCACCTCTCCTACGTGCCGAAGAACCCCAAGGACGCCAGGCGCGCCCCGGTGGCGCTGGTGGGCAAGGCCATCACGTTCGACTCGGGCGGCCTGTCGCTCAAGCCGGCCGACTCGATGGTGGAGATGAAGACGGACATGGCGGGCTCGGCGGCGGTGCTGGCGGCCATGCGCGTCATCGGCGAGCTGCAGCCGCCCTTCCCCGTCCACGCCTTCATCGGCGCGTGCGAGAACATGCCCTCGGGCACCGCGTACCGGCCGGGCGACATCCTCACCTCGCGCCTGGGCAAGACGGTGGAGATCACCAACACGGACGCCGAGGGGCGGCTGGTGCTGGGCGACATCCTCACCTGGGCCGTCGAGCACAAGCCGGCGGCCATCATCGATCTGGCCACGCTGACGGGCGCCTGCGTGATTGCCCTGGGCAACTACATCGTCGGCGCGTTCGGCGATCACGACGCCACGGTGGAGCAGGTGCTGTCGGCGGCGAAGGCGGCGGGCGAGGAGCTGTGGCGCATGCCCGTCACGGAGCTGCAGAAGGACGCGCTGCGCTCGGAGGTGGCGGACATGAAGAACTCGGGCGAGCGCTGGGGCGGCGCCATCAACGCGGCCCTGTTCCTCAAGGAGTTCGTGGGCGACACGCCGTGGGTGCACCTGGACATCGCCGGCCCGTCCACCAGCCCCAAGGAGCGCGGCTACTTCAACAAGGGCGCCACGGGCGTCGGCGTGCGCACGCTCGTCGAGTTCGTGCGGCAGCGCGCGGCCTCGCCCGAGCAGGAGCCGGCGCGGGAGACTGCCGCTGCCGCCAGGCCCGCCAAGGGCAAGGCCCGGAGCAAGACGGCCCGCGCCTGA